DNA sequence from the Cohnella herbarum genome:
GCCCGTTGCGGCTACGCGATGAGAGTCGACGCCCAGGTCGCAAAGCTGCTTCCTTATATCTTCCGTCGCGACATAATATTTATCCACATCCGGATGTACCCATCTGAAATGCAAGTCAAAATCCGTCACGACGTTAAACATCGGAATTTTGCGACCCATGCGCTGGCTTACGTATGGAAGGACTAGAATGGGGAACGTATGGATGATGGCATCCGGCTGCTCTTGCTCCACTAGCTTTTGTAAGGTTACGGTACCGAAGGAATGCAACCAGGAGGCGAACAAGGAATCGGATTTCATTCCTTTAGTCGCTTCGTATACCCATCCGTACACTTGGGGGAGTACTTGGTAGCTCTTGTTATATACGTAGCGGCTGACTTCGTTAAGGACGGGATGGGATTCAGCGAGTAGATCGATGAGCTTAACTTCCGTATTACCTTGCTGGGCAAAGCTAACCTGCAGAGCGGAAGCCGCTTGCCAGTGACCTTCTCCAAAGCGTGCGTACAGGATGAAGATTTTCCTTCGTTTCATCTTTTGCCACCTCGCTTATCCCTGTTAGTCATCATCTTAGGTTTCCCAATTATTGTAGCTCCTAAGTGTAAAATGGGGATAAACGCACGAAGAAACGCTCGAAGGAACCCAGAACCCCTCGATTCTGGATTTGACGATTTCGTTTAATCAACTAGATGAGCAAATTAAACAGGATCGGATCTTTGTTGAGTTCGATAAACTGGAACCCTTTGTCGTTCATTCTGCCGACGAGTCCTTCGTAATCCTCCGGGCTCTTCAACTCGATTCCGACGAGTGCCGGACCGTTCTCTTTGTTATGCTTCTTCGTGTATTCGAATTGCACGATATCGTCGTTCGGCCCGAGCACGTCATCCAGGAATTCCCTAAGCGCTCCAGCCCGTTGTGGAAAGTTGATCATAAAATAATGCTTTAATCCCTCGTAGATCAACGAGCGTTCCTTGATTTCCTGCATCCGGTCGATATCGTTGTTGCCGCCGCTAATGATGCAGACGACGTTTTTTCCGCGCAAAGCTTCTGGATCCATGGCCGAGAGGGCAGCAACCGTTAACGCCCCCGCGGGCTCGGCTACGATCGCGTGCTCGTTGTACAGCTCTAGAATCGTCGTGCAGACGCGTCCTTCCGGAACGATGACGACGTCGTCCAACAGGTCGCGGCACATCGCATAAGTTAGCTCTCCAACCCGTTTAACGGCCGCCCCGTCCACGAATTTGTCGATGTCCGTCAGTGTGACGACTTCGTACGCCTCCAAAGCGCGCTGCATGGAAGGGGCTCCTTCCGGCTCGACTCCGACGATTCGCGTCGTCGGGCTGATCGCTTTAATATAGCTGGATACGCCCGCGGCGAGTCCGCCTCCGCCGATCGTCACGAATAAGAGATCGATGGAAGGGGAGCCTCCCTCGATGATTTCTTTGCCAACGGTCGCGTTACCCGCGATGATGCGGGCATCGTCGAAAGGATGAACAAACGGCAGCCCTTGCTGCTGGCTTACACGAATCGCCTCCGCGTATGCATCGTCGAACGTATCTCCGATTAGGCGGATGTCAACCTTGTCCCCGCCGAATAGCCGGACTTGGTTGATTTTCTGCCTTGGCGTCGTGGCCGGCATATAGATGATCCCGGGAATATTCAGCTTTTGGCAGGAGAAGGCGACGCCTTGGGCGTGATTGCCGGCGCTTGCGCAGATGACGCCCTGGCTTCGTTCTTCTTCGGATAGCGAAGCGATGAGGTGATAGGCTCCTCGTATTTTGAAGGAACGCACGACTTGCAAATCTTCCCTTTTCAAATAAACGTTGCAACCGAATTTAGCGGAAAGCGCGCGATTATGCTGCAACGGCGTCGGATTCACTACGTCTTGAAGTACGAGATGAGCGTTTAAGATATCGGCTAGAGATACGTAGTTTTCATGCTTGGGTCTGGTCATTCGGGATCATCCTTTCCGTTATTTAGGTATAAAAAAAACCGCCCCCGTAAAAGGGACGGATCGTTATCCGTGGTACCACCCTCGTTCCGAACTCACATCCTGCCGGATGCAACGTTTGGCGCTCGCGTATCGTATAGTGTGTATACGACGTCCCGTAACGAGGGCGAACGTCAACGCCTACGATAGATTTTCGGCGTCGCTTCTCGGGGAGGATATTGATCTGAGCTTCAACCATCGGCTTTCAGCAAATCGCCGACTCTCTGGAGATCGAAGGGTACAGATAACGTGTTCCCGTCATCGAATGTAATTTCTGTTATACGCTTCTCTATGACCGAAGTCAATCGCAGATTTGGCAGTTCCGCGAATAGTAAAGGGGATTACGATGAAAAAATTATTTATAACTCTGTTCGTGCTCGTATTTCTTGCGGCGTTCGCTGGGGTGGGCGCGCTCTATTACGTAAAGCCCGATCGGAATCTGGATTTATCGTATGAGGCTGTGCCGCTTAAGGATCGGGCTCTTGACATGATTCGCAGGGTGTCGCCCGAAATGATTTTGACGGGGGAGGATATAAGCAATCTCGCGATAAAGTCGCTGGCGGACAATCCGCAAGTCGAGAAGGACGTGTTGGTGACGGGAGCGGACTTTACGCTGGAGGGAGATCAGCTTATCGCCGATCTGAACATCATTTGGAAGAATCAGGTATCCGCTGGAATACAAGTGACTTACTTGCTCCGTTGGGACAATCCCAATGTCGTGGCCACGGTTGAAAAAGCGACGATGAAAGGAATTACGCTACCGAATTCGATGTTCTCGGATCGACTGATTCCGATCGGGGACGATCTTCCGAAGCTGCTGAAAATCAAGGATCTCGTATGGGGAGACGGCCAGGTAAAGGTATTATTCCAGAAACCTACGTTACAGGATTTACAACAGTTGATCGGGTAACTTGTAAGTAGATTTTGGGTCAATATTCTGTAAATGCGTCTATCAAACTTGTATTCACCCGTTAAAATAGAATAGAGTTGAATGAATGAAGCAGGACTACATACTAATAAAGGTTGGTGCGTTAATTTGAAGCGAATGCTAATTACTTTATCTTCCGCGGTTCTAGCGTTTTCCTTGGCAGGAACGGCATCTGCATCCACCGCGGTTAAATCGCAATCGGTAAAAGTGATTCTTGAAGACAAAGTCGTGGATTTCGGTGCGGATCTGGTTGTCACGAAAGGGAAGACATTCGTTGAATACAAGGCATTACTAAAGCAACTAGGCTATGAGACGGAATTCGATCAATCCCTTCGTACCATTTATGCGGAAGCGGAGGAAATGGAGCTTCAGTTTTCCGTCGGCGGCGATGTCGCGTTCGTGAACGGATTAACGCTTCCAAGCACGGGAGAGGTTATCGAACAGAACGGAAAGACGTTGGTCGGGCTCCGTTTCGCAGGGGCATTAACGAACCATGACGTAGAATGGGACAACAAGGCGAAATCGATCACCCTTTCGTATTCAGGCCCTTCCGCTCAGGAGAAAGCGGCCGTTTACGAAGTGTTTAACAAAATGCTCCTCATCGAGGCGGCCGGCGATGCCCAGGGTCTTAAAGATCTGATGGCGGAAGACACCGTCATGGACATCGCAAGCGTTTCGGAAGGTTGGAAAACGACGAAGACCAAGACGAAAATCGAAAAGCTGGCGATTCAATCCTACAGCGATACGTCGGTGGTTGTTGTTCTCGTCGAAGATACGTCTAAAGTTAGCGGAGGGTTTTTTCCCGATAACAAATCCCAAACCCGTTATACCTTGCACAAAGATAAAGCCGGTTCGTGGAAAATTTACAGTATCGAAGTGTTAGCTCAGCAATATACGAATATCCCGGGGCTTTTCGAACAAAAGGCAACGATTCCGGAAACCGAGAATACGTCGATTCGCAAAATATTCGATGACCAAATCAAAGCCGCCAACGAACAAAACGTTGATGCTTACGTAGCCACATTGGTCGATTTTGCCGAAAAAGAAACATTAAAGACGACCCTTACCGACTTATTCAAGTCGACAACGATGAACATAACCGCGGAGAAATGGGCCATCGTCGAATACAACGGATCGGACAAAGCCAAGCTGCTAGTGTCCACGCTTAACGAAGTAGAAACAGGCGGAACCAAATCGCAAAACCGCGCCATCATTCTTAACGATGCAGAGAAAGTAAACGGCAAGTGGCTCCTGAAAGCGGAAGCCGTCCTCTTGTCCAACGAACAACTCTAAGTTTCCCCAATCACGAGAGAGACGTGTCACAAGCCGGTTCATCGGCTAAGCGGCACGTCTCTTTTCGCGTTCGCGTTATCCCTTAGGCTCAGGAATACGAGTTTACCGTGAGAGCAGTGGTGGTCATTGGGAGTTGCTTTCGACGCTATTCCTTTGGCTTAGGAAGTGAGTTTGTGGGGGAAAGCAGTGGTCGTTCGGAGTTGTTTTTGACGCTATCCCCTTGGTTCAGGAAAGTGAGTTTGTCGTGAGAATAGTGGTCATTGGGGGTTGCTTTCTACGCTATCCCCTAGGCTCAGGAAATTGAGGTTGCCGCGAGAGCATTGGTCGTTCGGAGTTGTTTTCGACGCTATCCCTTTGACTCAGGAAAGTGATTTTGTCGCCAGAGCAGTGGTCGCTCGGAGTTGCTTTCGACATTATCCCTCTGGTTCAGGAAAGTAAGGTTTCCTGAGATAGCTATATTTTGTGAAAATGTGACTCCCAACCAACTCCTGAGCGAAGGGGATGACTTAAGAGAGAGATTGTGTTGGTTGCCTGAGCGAATGGGATAGCGTGAAGGAGGATTCCATCCAACTCCTGAGTCAAGGGGATATCGTAAGAGAGAGATTGTGTTGGTTGCCTGAGCGAATGGGATAGCGTGAAAGAGGATTCCATCCAACTCCTGAGTCAAGGGGATATCGTAAGAGAGAGATTGTGTTGGTTGCCTGAGCGGAAGGGATAGCGTGAAAGAGGGGTTCCAGTCGACTCCTGAGCGAAGGGGATATCGTAAGAGAGAATGTGTTGGTCACCTGAGCAGATGGGATAGCGTGAAAAGGCGTTGTAACCGCCACCTTAATCGGTGGCGGCTAACTCCTTGATTAGTGCGGGGATGACCTCGAATAGATCCCCGACGATACCATAGTCGGCTACGCTGAAGATGGGAGCGTCGGGGTCTTTGTTGATGGCGACGATGACGCGGGAGCGGCTCATGCCCGCGAGATGCTGGACGGCGCCGCTGATGCCGCAGGCAATGTAGAGGTCTGGCGTGACGGTTTTGCCGGTTTGCCCGATCTGGAGGGCATAGTCGCAATAACCGGCATCGCAGGCACCGCGCGAAGCGCCGACCGCACCGCCGAGCAACGCCGCGAGCTCCGCGAGCGGCTTGAAGCCGGCGCTGCTCTTCACGCCGCGGCCGCCGGCGACGATAATTCGCGCCTCCGCCAGGTCGACCGCGCCGGAAGCCCGCCTCACGATATCGCGCACGAAGATGCGCGACTGAGGAGGGGTGAACGGCACGCTGCGGATGGGAGCGGCTGTGGCTCCGCTGTCAGCGACGGCGGGGGCGAAGTTGTTCGGACGCACCGTCACGACGGAAGGCGCGTCGACGAGCAAAGCGCGCCGCTCGAGCGCTTTGCCCGCGTGCAGCGCACGCGTAAACACGATGCGTCCGTCCGCGCCCCGGGCGGCGGCAAGCGCATCGGACACTTGCCCCGCGCCGAGGCGTGCGGCCAGCCGCGGGGCAAGATCGCGCCCGATCGCGGTGTGGCCGAGCCACCACCGCGCCTCGGGCGCCAGTGCTCTCGCCGCCTCCAGCAGGGCGGCGAGGTGCACTTCCGGCGCATAACGGCCCAGGATGGGGTGATCGACGACGATCACCTCATCCGTGCCGTGCTGCGCCAGCGCTTCCGCGACGGCATCGGCCTCGCCGTCGCCCGCGCGAAGCAGGACGGCGGCCAGCCTGTCGCCGTCCTTCATGCAGCCCCGGGCTGCGGCAATCGCCTCCAGCGATACTCGCCGCAGTTGGCCGTCGCGGCATTCCGCGACAACAATGTGTTGGCTCATGGATTCGCTCACCTCGCCTTCAATATTCGCGCTTCGTTGCGCAGCAGGGCGATCAACTCCGCCGCTTGCTCGCCGACCGTCCCGTCGAGCTTTCGGCCAGCAGGCCGCGGAGGTGGTGCTTCGCAACCGAGCCGCTCGGTGCGAGGCCCTGCTACAGCAGCCCCGTCCAATGCAACCTCCGGCTCTCCATCTCTCGCACGGCTCGCTTTTTCTATCTCCGGCTCGCCAATCCGCTCCGAACTTACTCGCTCCGAGTAACCCATCTGCCCCGAACCTACTCCATCTGCATCGCCCACTCGTCCCGCTGTTCCTCCCCCCACACCTCGCGCGGCAAGGGTCCTAGCCTCACTTTCCGCAAGAAGCTCGTCAAAGCTCAGCTCGGTCAAAGGTTTGCGTTTGGCTTTCATGATGCCGGCAAGCGCCGGGTACCGCGGCTCGTTCAAGCCTTGCTGCGCGGTGAGCAAGGCCGGTAGAG
Encoded proteins:
- the ilvA gene encoding threonine ammonia-lyase IlvA, translating into MTRPKHENYVSLADILNAHLVLQDVVNPTPLQHNRALSAKFGCNVYLKREDLQVVRSFKIRGAYHLIASLSEEERSQGVICASAGNHAQGVAFSCQKLNIPGIIYMPATTPRQKINQVRLFGGDKVDIRLIGDTFDDAYAEAIRVSQQQGLPFVHPFDDARIIAGNATVGKEIIEGGSPSIDLLFVTIGGGGLAAGVSSYIKAISPTTRIVGVEPEGAPSMQRALEAYEVVTLTDIDKFVDGAAVKRVGELTYAMCRDLLDDVVIVPEGRVCTTILELYNEHAIVAEPAGALTVAALSAMDPEALRGKNVVCIISGGNNDIDRMQEIKERSLIYEGLKHYFMINFPQRAGALREFLDDVLGPNDDIVQFEYTKKHNKENGPALVGIELKSPEDYEGLVGRMNDKGFQFIELNKDPILFNLLI
- a CDS encoding copper amine oxidase N-terminal domain-containing protein; the protein is MLITLSSAVLAFSLAGTASASTAVKSQSVKVILEDKVVDFGADLVVTKGKTFVEYKALLKQLGYETEFDQSLRTIYAEAEEMELQFSVGGDVAFVNGLTLPSTGEVIEQNGKTLVGLRFAGALTNHDVEWDNKAKSITLSYSGPSAQEKAAVYEVFNKMLLIEAAGDAQGLKDLMAEDTVMDIASVSEGWKTTKTKTKIEKLAIQSYSDTSVVVVLVEDTSKVSGGFFPDNKSQTRYTLHKDKAGSWKIYSIEVLAQQYTNIPGLFEQKATIPETENTSIRKIFDDQIKAANEQNVDAYVATLVDFAEKETLKTTLTDLFKSTTMNITAEKWAIVEYNGSDKAKLLVSTLNEVETGGTKSQNRAIILNDAEKVNGKWLLKAEAVLLSNEQL
- a CDS encoding electron transfer flavoprotein subunit alpha/FixB family protein, coding for MSQHIVVAECRDGQLRRVSLEAIAAARGCMKDGDRLAAVLLRAGDGEADAVAEALAQHGTDEVIVVDHPILGRYAPEVHLAALLEAARALAPEARWWLGHTAIGRDLAPRLAARLGAGQVSDALAAARGADGRIVFTRALHAGKALERRALLVDAPSVVTVRPNNFAPAVADSGATAAPIRSVPFTPPQSRIFVRDIVRRASGAVDLAEARIIVAGGRGVKSSAGFKPLAELAALLGGAVGASRGACDAGYCDYALQIGQTGKTVTPDLYIACGISGAVQHLAGMSRSRVIVAINKDPDAPIFSVADYGIVGDLFEVIPALIKELAATD